Proteins encoded together in one Carya illinoinensis cultivar Pawnee chromosome 3, C.illinoinensisPawnee_v1, whole genome shotgun sequence window:
- the LOC122303453 gene encoding G-type lectin S-receptor-like serine/threonine-protein kinase LECRK3 — MDSVIVLFLVLSAFFTASAQQMESKVTPGSYLTPGINSTWLSRSGLFAFGFYKQGNGYAVGIFLAGIPQKTVVWTANRDEPPVSSSATLRFSRDGTLVLQSTPEQTIIIADSLGSTSAAMLDTGNFVLYNSDQEKLWQSFEHPTDSLLPGQRLLAGMELFASISETDHSTGIFRLKMQHDGHLVQYPVDTPDTAEYAYYASGTFGSGDNVTLNFSPDGHLYLLNATGANIKNLTDGGYPTKETIYLMRIDADGIFRLYSYELKQNGNWSDVWSSSNDLCDPKGLCGLNGYCVLNDNKAQCVCLPGFEMVHQGNWTAGCEKSFNAAGCNSKNEYNPYTMHELANTVWEDISYSVLSFPLKEDCEQACLEDCNCEAALFKDRECRKQRLPLRYGRRRLTDDSSIAFIKVGKSTPADMPKDNQKGLRLDILIISAVFLTFGGMMLVISGIGFYKNHFWYRKLPVNGNVELGDDVAPRSFTYLELEKATDGFREEVGRGSFGTVYKGAIFNGQKIVAVKKLEKVLAEGEREFQTEMKVIGRTHHRNLVRLLGYCHGGPHRLLVYEYMSNGSLADMLFTPKNQTCWEERMGIARDIARGILYLHEECERQIIHCDIKPQNILMDDYGCAKISDFGLAKLLKPDQTRTFTGIRGTKGYVAPEWHRKLPITVKADVYSYGIVLLEIISRRKSVDWSLPEDMAVLEDWAYHCFEVGDLDKLVGPDDEVDKKQLERMVKLGIWCIQDEPSLRPSMKKVLLMLEGTVDIPTPPSPTSFFSVI; from the coding sequence ATGGATTCTGTGATCGTTCTATTTCTCGTTCTCTCTGCATTTTTTACTGCTTCAGCTCAACAAATGGAGTCCAAAGTAACCCCAGGCTCTTATCTAACACCCGGAATCAACTCTACGTGGTTGTCACGTTCTGGTCTCTTTGCTTTTGGATTCTATAAGCAAGGCAATGGCTACGCTGTTGGTATTTTTCTTGCTGGAATTCCCCAAAAAACTGTTGTCTGGACTGCAAACCGTGACGAACCTCCAGTCTCCAGCAGTGCTACCTTGCGTTTTTCTAGGGATGGCACGCTTGTCCTGCAATCGACACCAGAGCAAACAATCATCATAGCTGATTCTCTTGGGTCTACTTCAGCTGCCATGCTTGATACAGGAAATTTTGTGCTCTATAATTCCGATCAAGAAAAACTGTGGCAGAGTTTTGAGCATCCGACTGATTCCCTTTTACCCGGTCAACGTCTCTTAGCAGGTATGGAGCTGTTTGCTAGTATATCAGAAACTGATCACTCAACAGGTATCTTTCGTCTTAAGATGCAACATGATGGACACCTTGTTCAATACCCGGTGGACACTCCCGACACCGCTGAATATGCTTATTATGCATCTGGGACATTTGGAAGTGGAGATAACGTAACGCTAAACTTTAGTCCTGACGGCCATCTCTACTTGCTTAACGCTACTGGTGCTAACATTAAAAATCTAACCGATGGAGGATATCCTACAAAGGAAACTATTTATCTTATGAGAATTGATGCAGATGGGATATTCCGACTGTACTCGTATGAGTTGAAACAGAATGGAAACTGGTCAGATGTATGGTCATCTTCCAATGATTTGTGTGATCCCAAGGGTCTCTGTGGATTAAACGGgtattgtgttttaaatgacAATAAAGCTCAATGCGTATGTCTTCCAGGGTTCGAGATGGTACACCAGGGGAACTGGACTGCAGGCTGTGAGAAAAGTTTCAATGCAGCAGGTTGCAACAGTAAGAATGAATACAATCCATACACCATGCACGAGCTGGCTAATACCGTTTGGGAAGATATTTCGTATTCTGTTTTGTCATTTCCACTCAAAGAAGATTGCGAACAAGCTTGCTTAGAGGACTGTAACTGTGAAGCTGCTTTATTCAAGGACAGGGAGTGCAGAAAACAAAGGCTCCCATTGAGATACGGGAGAAGGCGGTTGACTGATGATTCAAGCATTGCTTTCATCAAGGTAGGGAAATCGACACCCGCTGATATGCCAAAAGACAACCAGAAAGGCCTTAGACTGGACATTCTAATTATTAGTGCTGTCTTTCTTACTTTTGGAGGTATGATGTTGGTAATTTCTGGAATTGGGTtctataaaaatcatttctggTATAGAAAGCTCCCGGTTAATGGAAATGTTGAGCTGGGCGACGATGTTGCTCCGCGATCATTTACTTACCTAGAACTTGAGAAAGCGACCGATGGTTTTAGGGAAGAGGTTGGAAGAGGATCATTTGGCACAGTTTACAAAGGCGCAATATTCAATGGCCAAAAGATTGTGGCAGTCAAGAAGCTAGAGAAAGTGTTGGCTGAAGGGGAAAGAGAATTCCAGACTGAGATGAAAGTGATCGGGAGAACGCATCATAGAAATCTGGTCCGTCTACTCGGGTACTGTCACGGTGGGCCTCATAGGCTTTTGGTATACGAGTACATGAGCAATGGGTCACTCGCAGATATGCTCTTCACACCAAAAAACCAAACTTGTTGGGAAGAAAGAATGGGAATTGCTCGCGACATAGCAAGAGGAATACTTTATCTCCATGAAGAGTGTGAGCGACAAATCATTCACTGTGACATAAAACCCCAGAACATTCTCATGGATGATTATGGGTGTGCAAAAATCTCTGACTTTGGATTGGCAAAGCTGCTGAAACCAGACCAAACCAGAACCTTTACCGGCATTAGAGGGACAAAGGGGTATGTTGCACCGGAGTGGCATCGGAAACTACCCATCACAGTCAAAGCAGATGTTTACAGCTATGGAATTGTGTTGTTGGAGATCATCAGTCGACGAAAGAGTGTGGATTGGAGTCTACCAGAGGATATGGCTGTTCTTGAAGACTGGGCCTACCACTGTTTCGAGGTTGGCGATTTGGATAAATTAGTCGGGCCAGATGATGAGGTTGACAAGAAACAGTTGGAGAGAATGGTTAAATTAGGAATTTGGTGCATTCAGGATGAGCCATCACTCCGGCCATCGATGAAGAAAGTTCTACTTATGCTGGAAGGAACTGTGGATATTCCAACCCCTCCTAGCCCTACTTCTTTTTTTAGTGTGATCTAG